One genomic window of Bartonella sp. HY038 includes the following:
- a CDS encoding ABC transporter substrate-binding protein has product MELSRRHFLSLSCAAFFSSHFNITHSIAENAALQYCLCDIAIIDWAMLETALAIGTIPLAATELRQYKKMQIQPPMPGSVADIGLRGSPNYELLRILAPKLIIASNFYEYQRPTLEKIAPVWAPIVFGQGLSPRPTLTKATLELGQRLGCFEKAQQFIKKYDAFIQQKRIQFAKLLRRDYFIINLGNGRNFRAFGNDSIFGAAFKDIGLNNAWGSDTSYSAYAHIGIEKLAQKPDAGIIIIGPTEEQTLQALPDNKLWNELPAIKQGHFLFLPPLNHFGALPTAQHFISLLAKHWFEADGEK; this is encoded by the coding sequence ATGGAATTAAGCCGCCGACACTTTTTATCGCTGTCCTGCGCGGCTTTTTTTTCGAGCCATTTTAATATTACCCATAGCATCGCAGAAAATGCTGCATTGCAATATTGCCTTTGCGATATTGCAATAATCGACTGGGCTATGCTTGAAACCGCCCTAGCCATTGGCACAATACCTCTAGCGGCAACGGAATTGCGCCAATATAAAAAAATGCAAATTCAACCGCCTATGCCAGGCAGTGTAGCCGATATTGGTTTGCGTGGCAGCCCCAATTATGAACTCCTGCGTATTTTAGCCCCCAAACTCATTATCGCATCTAATTTTTATGAATATCAGCGTCCAACATTGGAAAAAATTGCGCCAGTTTGGGCGCCTATTGTCTTTGGGCAGGGTCTTTCGCCCCGTCCAACCCTTACCAAAGCAACCTTAGAGTTAGGGCAACGCCTTGGCTGCTTTGAAAAGGCACAACAATTTATAAAGAAATATGACGCTTTTATTCAACAAAAGCGCATTCAATTTGCAAAATTATTACGGCGTGATTATTTCATTATCAATCTTGGCAATGGTCGCAATTTTCGTGCATTTGGTAATGACAGTATTTTTGGTGCAGCTTTCAAGGATATTGGTTTGAATAATGCTTGGGGCAGCGATACAAGCTATTCAGCCTATGCCCATATTGGCATTGAAAAATTAGCTCAAAAGCCTGATGCCGGAATTATCATTATTGGGCCAACGGAAGAGCAAACCCTCCAAGCACTGCCTGACAATAAATTATGGAATGAATTACCAGCGATCAAACAAGGTCATTTTCTATTTTTGCCACCACTTAATCATTTTGGCGCCCTGCCAACAGCACAACATTTTATCTCGCTTTTAGCAAAACACTGGTTCGAGGCCGATGGTGAAAAATAG
- a CDS encoding TonB-dependent siderophore receptor, giving the protein MASPRLFTFLLALAASTSLSHTYANAQQNSNTTLETVVINNDDTAVSPVDGFVPQVTATGSKAAVNISKIPQSVSVVGRDQMDATGAQKLDEALRYTAGVFAQPFGVDNDTNWIYIRGFDATQTGTYLDGLQNFSYGFGGFLIDSYNIERIEVLKGPVAALYGGANPGGIVNYISKRPTFDRIRETEIGVNSYGNAYIGFDMGDKVTDTLSYRVNGKIQGGNNYTDHAEEFRGVISPSIEFKPDEATRLTILGHYTHLDLTHDGGGFLPYYGTVVPTQFGKIPRTINYTEPSVDSYDREQASIGYEFEHRFDNDWTVRQNVRYGYAHVKEHSLYAYGYEGFLSQPSLNNPNVARINFKHDTEVNTFVADNMLEGSVNTGAITHNLLFGAEYRYFLINQMQQTGSATVIDGYNPVYGAAQGPMWDPYIDQKLTRNQFGIYAQDRMEFGEGWILTLNGRYDHVWTKAKGLPEYEYNTGRWSGRAGLGYEFDNGLTPYASVATFFNPIIDTLFDNSYAKPETGTQYEIGMKYRPQFFDGLITASLFDLTKENSLTGSSFARTQLGKVNSRGFELEVQANITQSWKLIGNFTTSKIKIKDDETTPSLIGNRPYLIPEQQAALFTEYRISSGKLEGLTLGGGVRYVGSTFADEENTLKVPAVTLADLKLGYEKDNWGVDINVTNLFNKGYVSGCQGIFVCSYGEGRKTLLRMHTKW; this is encoded by the coding sequence ATGGCATCACCACGTCTGTTTACATTTTTACTTGCTTTAGCAGCAAGTACATCGCTTAGTCACACTTATGCAAATGCCCAACAAAATTCCAATACTACTCTAGAAACCGTAGTTATAAATAATGATGATACAGCCGTAAGCCCAGTCGATGGTTTTGTGCCCCAAGTAACCGCTACAGGCTCAAAAGCGGCTGTGAATATTAGTAAAATTCCTCAATCAGTTTCGGTTGTTGGCCGCGACCAAATGGATGCGACTGGCGCACAAAAGCTTGATGAGGCGCTACGCTATACAGCGGGGGTTTTTGCCCAACCTTTTGGCGTCGATAATGATACCAATTGGATATATATCCGTGGTTTTGATGCAACCCAAACTGGAACCTATCTTGATGGTTTGCAAAACTTTAGCTACGGTTTTGGTGGCTTTTTAATTGATAGTTATAATATCGAGCGCATTGAAGTATTAAAAGGACCTGTAGCAGCCCTTTATGGCGGTGCAAACCCTGGCGGCATTGTCAACTACATTAGCAAACGCCCGACATTTGACCGTATCCGCGAAACTGAAATTGGCGTAAACAGCTATGGTAACGCCTATATTGGTTTTGACATGGGTGACAAGGTTACGGATACTTTAAGCTATCGTGTTAATGGCAAAATTCAAGGTGGCAATAATTATACCGACCATGCAGAGGAATTTCGCGGTGTCATTTCTCCAAGCATTGAATTTAAACCCGATGAAGCAACGCGGCTTACAATTTTAGGCCATTACACCCATTTAGACTTAACCCATGATGGCGGCGGCTTCTTACCTTATTATGGCACGGTGGTGCCAACACAATTTGGCAAAATTCCACGAACTATCAACTATACTGAGCCCTCTGTCGATTCTTATGACCGTGAGCAGGCTAGTATTGGCTATGAATTTGAGCACCGCTTTGACAATGATTGGACTGTCCGCCAAAATGTACGTTATGGCTATGCCCATGTTAAAGAACATAGCCTTTACGCATATGGCTATGAGGGGTTTTTATCACAGCCTAGTTTAAATAATCCCAATGTTGCACGTATAAATTTTAAACATGATACGGAAGTAAACACTTTTGTTGCCGACAATATGCTTGAAGGTAGTGTAAATACCGGAGCAATTACTCATAATTTATTATTTGGGGCTGAATATCGGTATTTTTTAATCAACCAAATGCAACAAACCGGCAGCGCAACTGTTATTGACGGTTATAATCCTGTTTATGGCGCAGCACAGGGCCCAATGTGGGATCCTTATATTGATCAAAAATTAACTCGCAACCAGTTTGGTATTTATGCCCAAGACCGCATGGAGTTTGGCGAAGGTTGGATTTTAACTTTAAATGGCCGTTATGACCATGTTTGGACCAAAGCCAAAGGCTTACCTGAATATGAGTATAATACGGGACGCTGGTCTGGTCGTGCTGGTCTTGGTTATGAATTTGACAACGGGCTAACACCCTATGCTAGCGTTGCAACATTTTTTAATCCAATCATTGATACGCTTTTTGACAACAGCTACGCCAAGCCTGAAACCGGAACGCAATATGAAATCGGCATGAAGTACCGTCCACAATTCTTTGATGGCTTAATCACTGCATCATTGTTTGATTTAACCAAGGAAAATTCCTTAACTGGTTCAAGTTTTGCACGCACCCAGCTTGGCAAAGTCAATTCACGCGGCTTTGAATTAGAAGTACAAGCCAATATTACGCAATCATGGAAACTCATTGGCAATTTCACCACCTCCAAGATCAAAATCAAGGACGATGAAACAACACCGAGCCTGATTGGCAACCGTCCTTACCTTATTCCAGAACAACAGGCAGCCTTATTTACAGAATATCGCATTAGCAGTGGCAAGCTTGAAGGTCTAACCCTAGGCGGCGGTGTGCGCTATGTTGGCTCAACTTTTGCAGATGAAGAAAACACCCTTAAAGTACCAGCAGTTACTCTTGCCGACTTAAAACTTGGTTATGAAAAAGATAATTGGGGCGTCGATATTAACGTCACCAACTTGTTCAACAAGGGCTATGTATCAGGTTGCCAAGGCATTTTTGTTTGCAGCTATGGCGAGGGGCGTAAAACCCTTTTACGCATGCATACGAAATGGTAA
- a CDS encoding AraC family transcriptional regulator, whose product MSFHPQMECQIDGIKLIDKLKYRILEGAIIDVWTVECSPNMQGHYLSQAPRLFFVLENSAEISFFNNHDNKPNQPLNALDLCYIPANFPVSSHLTKSGFLKHLDIHFDIDLLQQHFEGCIDIQLINQPNLFFQNPRIAQIANLLAQECNNQTPLHNLFSEGLLHALVAELFQITHIPLKRSGTLSQRQLKQVTQFIENNYDRIIRIEELANICGLSKSYFCTAFKMTTGISPLSFQMQRRIKKAKLLLEREQRPLSDIATTIGFSDQAHFTRVFKKINGTTPKEWVKIFN is encoded by the coding sequence TTGAGCTTTCATCCCCAAATGGAATGCCAAATTGACGGCATTAAGTTAATTGATAAACTAAAATATCGCATTTTAGAAGGCGCAATTATTGATGTATGGACGGTTGAATGCAGCCCTAACATGCAAGGACATTATCTTTCACAAGCACCACGTTTATTTTTTGTTTTGGAAAACAGTGCAGAGATTAGCTTTTTTAATAATCATGACAACAAACCAAACCAACCATTGAATGCCTTGGATCTATGTTACATTCCAGCTAATTTCCCAGTATCAAGTCATCTTACAAAATCTGGCTTTTTAAAGCATCTTGATATTCATTTCGATATTGATCTTTTACAACAACATTTTGAAGGTTGCATCGATATCCAACTCATCAATCAGCCTAATTTATTTTTTCAAAACCCACGCATTGCACAAATTGCAAATCTATTAGCGCAAGAATGCAACAACCAAACACCATTGCACAATTTATTTAGTGAAGGCTTACTACACGCACTGGTTGCAGAACTTTTTCAAATAACCCACATCCCTTTAAAGCGCTCTGGCACCCTTAGCCAACGCCAATTAAAACAAGTAACTCAATTTATTGAAAATAATTACGATCGTATCATAAGGATTGAAGAACTTGCCAACATTTGCGGTCTTTCTAAATCCTATTTTTGTACAGCCTTTAAAATGACTACAGGTATTTCGCCATTAAGTTTTCAAATGCAGCGCCGCATAAAAAAAGCTAAACTATTATTAGAGCGCGAACAACGTCCCTTATCTGATATAGCAACAACAATCGGCTTTTCTGACCAAGCTCATTTTACACGCGTGTTTAAAAAAATAAATGGCACAACACCAAAGGAATGGGTAAAAATATTTAACTGA
- a CDS encoding ATP-binding cassette domain-containing protein, protein MTDLLFKLEKARFTVQDRDLLAPLDMEIAAGKVTALIGHNGSGKSTLLKILARQQAVTSGNVVFCGRPLDQWSGRDFARHLAYLPQQPAVASGMLVHELVALGRYPWHGALGRFGEDDAKKVAKAMEATGVLPFKDRLVETLSGGERQRVWIAMLIAQDARCLLLDEPTSALDVGHQIEILSLVRSLSLEHNLSVFMVLHDINMAARFCDYVFALKSGKLIKQASALDIMTPETLQEIYNIPMEILKDAHAQQKVAVPL, encoded by the coding sequence ATGACAGACTTACTATTTAAATTGGAAAAGGCACGTTTTACAGTGCAGGATCGTGATCTTTTAGCGCCGCTTGATATGGAGATAGCGGCGGGTAAAGTCACGGCGTTAATCGGTCACAATGGTTCTGGCAAGTCAACTTTGTTAAAAATTTTGGCACGTCAGCAGGCCGTGACCAGTGGAAATGTTGTTTTTTGCGGTCGGCCGCTTGATCAATGGAGTGGTCGCGATTTTGCCCGTCACCTCGCTTATTTGCCGCAACAGCCTGCAGTTGCTTCTGGCATGTTGGTGCATGAATTGGTGGCCTTGGGGCGCTATCCTTGGCATGGTGCGCTGGGGCGTTTTGGTGAGGATGATGCGAAAAAAGTAGCAAAGGCCATGGAGGCGACAGGTGTTTTACCTTTTAAAGATCGCTTGGTGGAAACCTTATCAGGCGGCGAGCGTCAGCGGGTGTGGATTGCAATGCTAATTGCACAGGATGCCCGTTGTTTGTTACTTGATGAACCAACCTCTGCCTTAGATGTTGGGCATCAAATTGAAATATTGAGTTTGGTACGAAGCTTATCGCTTGAGCATAATTTAAGCGTTTTTATGGTTTTACATGATATTAATATGGCTGCGCGCTTTTGCGATTATGTTTTTGCTTTAAAGAGCGGAAAACTAATTAAGCAAGCAAGTGCTCTTGATATTATGACGCCAGAAACCTTGCAAGAAATTTATAATATACCAATGGAAATATTAAAGGATGCCCATGCGCAGCAGAAGGTAGCGGTTCCGCTTTAG
- the gyrA gene encoding DNA gyrase subunit A — protein sequence MNDQILPPDSGDVQGIEPVNIIEEMQRSYLDYAMSVIVSRALPDVRDGFKPVHRRILYAMNEMGLAYNKPYRKSAAVIGEVMGKYHPHGDASIYDALVRMAQDWSLRDPLIDGQGNFGSIDGDPPAAMRYTECRLEKLSDTLLGDIDKETVDFQDNYDGSKQEPVVLPARFPNLLVNGSGGIAVGMATNIPPHNLGEVIDGCVALIDNPAITLEEVMEIIPGPDFPTGGIILGRAGIRSAYETGRGSVVMRAKVEIESIRNDREAIIVTEVPYQVNKATMIEKMAELVRDKRIEGISDLRDESDRDGYRVVIELKRDAVADVVLNQLYRYTPLQTSFGCNMVALNGGKPILMGLMDILRAFITFREEVVSKRTKYLLRKARERAHVLVGLAIAVANIDEIIALIRKAPDPATAREQLMERRWPAEDVTSLIKLIDDPRHIVHEDNTYNLSEEQARAILELRLQRLTALGRDEIANELNEIGVEIADYLDILSSRLRIMTIVKDELLAVRDEFGNMDDKLAKRRTTFGLGGSDVDDEDLIAREDMVVTVSHTGYIKRVPLSTYRAQRRGGKGRSGMATKDEDFVTRLFVANTHTPILFFSSRGIVYKEKVWRLPAGTPQSRGKALINMLPLQPNERITTIMPLPEDEASWAELDVMFATTRGTVRRNKLSDFVQVNRGGKIAMKLDEEQDEILSVATCTENDDVLLTTAKGQCIRFAVTDVRVFAGRNSVGVRGINLAEEDTVISMAILGHVEATPAERAAYIKRAIAERRALGSDAEDVIDSDEEVTENVDLNDERYHELQRAEQMVLTVSEFGYGKRASSYDFRTSNRGGKGIKATDTSKTNEIGSLVATFPVESSDQIMLVSDGGQLIRVPIDGIRIAGRSTKGVTIFNVSGGEKVVSVERISDPEDEVGDEGEDNASPDAAAIVVQASEPNAE from the coding sequence GTGAACGATCAGATATTGCCACCCGATAGCGGTGACGTACAAGGTATTGAACCAGTAAACATTATCGAGGAGATGCAGCGCTCCTATCTCGATTACGCAATGAGCGTTATCGTGTCGCGCGCTTTGCCCGATGTGCGGGATGGTTTTAAGCCTGTACATAGACGTATTCTTTACGCCATGAACGAAATGGGATTGGCTTATAATAAACCATACCGTAAATCTGCCGCTGTTATCGGTGAGGTTATGGGTAAATATCACCCTCATGGTGATGCTTCAATCTATGATGCTTTGGTGCGTATGGCGCAAGATTGGTCATTGCGCGATCCGTTGATTGATGGGCAGGGCAATTTCGGCTCGATCGATGGTGATCCACCAGCCGCTATGCGTTATACTGAGTGTCGCTTGGAAAAGCTTTCCGATACTTTGCTTGGCGATATTGATAAGGAAACTGTTGATTTTCAAGACAATTATGATGGTTCAAAGCAAGAGCCTGTTGTTCTTCCAGCACGATTTCCTAATCTATTGGTTAATGGTTCTGGTGGTATTGCTGTTGGTATGGCCACCAATATTCCGCCTCATAATCTTGGTGAAGTAATTGATGGCTGTGTTGCCTTAATCGATAATCCTGCCATTACTTTGGAAGAAGTGATGGAAATTATTCCAGGCCCAGATTTTCCAACCGGCGGCATTATTTTAGGTCGTGCTGGCATTCGCTCCGCTTATGAAACTGGCCGTGGCTCGGTTGTTATGCGCGCCAAGGTAGAAATTGAGTCTATTCGCAATGATCGTGAAGCGATTATTGTGACGGAGGTTCCCTATCAGGTCAATAAAGCGACCATGATTGAAAAAATGGCCGAATTGGTGCGCGATAAGCGCATTGAAGGCATTTCAGATTTGCGCGATGAATCTGATCGCGATGGTTATCGTGTGGTAATTGAGTTAAAGCGCGATGCGGTTGCCGATGTGGTGCTAAATCAGCTTTATCGATATACACCTTTGCAAACCTCTTTTGGCTGCAATATGGTAGCACTTAATGGTGGCAAGCCTATTTTAATGGGCTTGATGGATATTTTACGTGCCTTTATCACTTTTAGAGAAGAAGTAGTAAGTAAACGTACTAAATATTTGCTGCGCAAAGCACGCGAACGCGCCCATGTTCTCGTTGGTCTTGCTATTGCTGTTGCTAATATCGATGAAATTATTGCGCTTATTCGTAAAGCTCCGGATCCGGCGACTGCACGTGAACAGTTAATGGAACGCCGCTGGCCTGCAGAAGATGTGACATCATTGATTAAATTGATTGATGATCCGCGTCATATTGTGCATGAGGATAATACCTATAATTTATCGGAAGAGCAGGCGCGTGCAATTCTTGAATTGCGCTTGCAGCGTTTGACTGCCCTTGGCCGCGATGAAATTGCCAATGAGCTCAATGAAATTGGCGTAGAAATTGCCGATTATCTTGATATTTTATCTTCGCGTCTTCGTATTATGACCATTGTCAAGGACGAGCTTTTAGCCGTTCGTGATGAATTTGGTAATATGGATGATAAGCTTGCCAAACGCCGCACAACTTTTGGGCTTGGTGGCTCTGATGTTGATGATGAAGACCTTATCGCCCGTGAGGATATGGTGGTGACAGTAAGTCATACCGGCTATATCAAGCGCGTTCCATTATCAACCTATCGCGCACAGCGCCGTGGTGGTAAGGGGCGTTCTGGCATGGCGACCAAGGATGAAGATTTCGTAACGCGGCTCTTTGTGGCAAATACGCATACGCCAATCTTGTTCTTCTCATCGCGCGGCATTGTTTATAAAGAAAAGGTTTGGCGTTTGCCAGCAGGCACCCCGCAATCGCGTGGTAAAGCCTTGATTAATATGCTGCCATTGCAGCCTAATGAACGTATCACCACCATTATGCCATTGCCTGAAGATGAAGCAAGCTGGGCAGAACTTGATGTAATGTTCGCAACAACCCGTGGCACTGTGCGCCGTAATAAGCTATCAGATTTTGTTCAGGTTAATCGTGGTGGTAAAATCGCCATGAAGTTGGACGAGGAACAAGATGAGATCCTTTCTGTTGCCACTTGTACCGAAAATGATGATGTCTTGCTTACCACTGCTAAAGGTCAATGTATCCGTTTTGCGGTGACTGATGTGCGTGTTTTTGCTGGCCGAAACTCGGTTGGTGTACGTGGTATTAACTTGGCTGAAGAAGATACGGTAATCTCGATGGCTATTTTAGGCCATGTTGAAGCAACACCCGCAGAACGTGCAGCCTATATCAAACGTGCGATTGCTGAGCGCCGCGCCTTAGGTAGTGATGCGGAAGATGTTATTGACAGTGATGAAGAAGTAACAGAAAACGTTGATCTTAATGATGAGCGTTATCATGAGTTGCAACGTGCTGAACAAATGGTGCTTACCGTTTCTGAATTTGGTTACGGCAAACGGGCATCTTCCTATGATTTCCGTACCTCCAATCGTGGTGGTAAGGGTATTAAGGCAACCGATACATCAAAAACCAACGAAATTGGTTCATTGGTTGCAACTTTTCCAGTTGAAAGCTCCGATCAGATTATGTTGGTGTCCGATGGTGGACAGCTTATTCGTGTGCCGATTGACGGTATTCGCATTGCTGGCCGTTCAACCAAGGGCGTTACAATTTTCAACGTTTCTGGCGGTGAAAAAGTTGTGTCGGTTGAGCGTATTTCTGATCCTGAAGACGAGGTTGGTGACGAGGGGGAAGATAATGCTTCACCTGATGCAGCTGCCATTGTAGTGCAAGCTAGCGAACCAAACGCAGAATAA
- the coaD gene encoding pantetheine-phosphate adenylyltransferase: MKPIGIYAGSFDPITNGHLDVLRGSLKIADRVIVAIGIHPGKQPLFSFVERKDLIHAVANDEFKCDAKRIEVIAFDNLVVDKARELDASLLIRGLRDGSDLDYEMQLAGMNATMSPDIQTVFLPASISVRAITATLVRQIASMGGNVSHFVPEIVAHALKNKFQS, from the coding sequence ATGAAGCCAATTGGCATTTATGCGGGGTCGTTTGATCCAATTACAAATGGTCATCTTGATGTATTGCGCGGCAGCTTGAAAATTGCCGATAGGGTAATTGTTGCTATTGGTATTCATCCAGGTAAACAGCCGCTTTTTTCCTTTGTTGAGCGTAAAGATCTTATTCATGCTGTTGCGAATGATGAATTTAAGTGCGACGCAAAACGTATCGAGGTTATTGCCTTTGATAATCTAGTTGTTGATAAAGCACGAGAATTAGACGCATCTTTGCTCATTCGTGGTTTGCGCGATGGCAGCGATCTTGATTATGAAATGCAGCTTGCCGGTATGAATGCGACTATGTCGCCCGATATACAAACGGTATTTTTACCAGCAAGTATTTCAGTTCGTGCTATTACTGCCACATTGGTGCGGCAGATTGCATCTATGGGCGGCAATGTTTCGCACTTTGTGCCGGAAATTGTCGCGCATGCTTTAAAAAATAAGTTTCAATCTTAA
- a CDS encoding peptidylprolyl isomerase: MLFIAASLAFIAPSSAADNDNILVLTLKDGDVAIQLRPDLAPKHVEQIKKLVRDGAYNDVVFHRVIDGFMAQTGDVQFGNLKKGFDANSAGMGGSNYPNINAEFSKEPFVRGTVGMARSQNPNSANSQFFICFDSASSLNGQYTVVGKVIKGMNVVDKIKKGSSSDNGKVENPDHIIKAGLVSSVK, translated from the coding sequence ATGCTGTTTATTGCCGCGAGTTTAGCCTTTATCGCACCTTCGTCGGCTGCAGATAATGACAATATCCTTGTTCTTACATTAAAAGATGGTGATGTTGCTATCCAATTGCGCCCCGACCTTGCGCCAAAGCATGTTGAGCAAATTAAAAAGCTTGTACGCGATGGCGCCTATAATGATGTGGTTTTTCACCGCGTGATTGATGGTTTTATGGCGCAAACTGGTGATGTGCAATTTGGTAATTTGAAAAAAGGCTTTGATGCCAATTCTGCGGGTATGGGTGGCTCAAATTATCCAAATATTAATGCAGAATTTTCAAAAGAACCATTTGTGCGTGGTACTGTTGGTATGGCGCGGAGCCAAAATCCAAATTCAGCTAATTCACAATTCTTCATTTGTTTTGATTCAGCATCAAGCCTAAATGGTCAATATACTGTTGTTGGCAAGGTTATCAAAGGTATGAACGTGGTCGATAAAATTAAAAAGGGCTCTAGCAGCGATAATGGTAAAGTTGAAAATCCTGACCATATTATTAAGGCAGGTCTTGTATCTTCAGTAAAATAA
- a CDS encoding peptidylprolyl isomerase, with amino-acid sequence MAYKDPENTLILETTKGNVAIELFPDLAPGHVERIKELAREGAYDNVVFHRVIDGFMAQTGDVEYGKTDSAKFNAARAGMGGSSKPDLKAEFSNAKHVRGAASMARSQNPNSANSQFFICFEDASFLDRQYTVWGQVIEGMENVDKIKRGEPVRDPDVILKAYVASDAE; translated from the coding sequence ATGGCTTATAAAGATCCGGAAAATACCCTCATCCTTGAAACAACCAAGGGAAATGTAGCAATTGAGCTATTTCCTGATCTTGCTCCTGGTCACGTAGAGCGTATTAAGGAACTCGCTCGCGAGGGCGCCTATGATAATGTTGTGTTCCACCGCGTAATTGATGGTTTTATGGCGCAAACTGGCGATGTTGAATATGGTAAAACCGATTCAGCTAAGTTTAATGCAGCGCGTGCTGGCATGGGTGGCTCTTCAAAGCCAGATCTTAAGGCAGAATTTTCTAATGCTAAGCACGTTCGTGGTGCAGCTTCAATGGCGCGTAGCCAAAATCCAAATTCAGCGAATTCACAATTCTTCATCTGTTTTGAAGATGCATCATTTCTTGATCGCCAATATACCGTTTGGGGTCAAGTGATTGAAGGCATGGAAAATGTCGATAAAATCAAGCGCGGTGAGCCTGTGCGTGATCCAGATGTTATCTTGAAGGCATATGTTGCCTCTGACGCTGAGTAA
- the queA gene encoding tRNA preQ1(34) S-adenosylmethionine ribosyltransferase-isomerase QueA, giving the protein MNVDLFDFELPESHIALRPLVPREAAKLLVVDESHIPSDFHIGDLPQLLRAGDALVFNDTKVIPARLEGTRTRGEAVAHIGATLHMRMSPNSWKAFVRPAKRLNEGEIIVFSKADQRLEAQVSEKGEAGEMLLTFDKSGAELDSAIAFIGHMPLPPYIAARRGEDAQDTKDYQTVFAREEGAVAAPTAGLHFTNSLLDSLKEKGLEQHFVTLHVGAGTFLPVKVDDTIDHKMHSEIGHISQEVADHLNAVRARGGRIVAVGTTALRLLESAAKDDGSLAAWSGATDIFITPGYRFKIVDQLITNFHLPRSTLFMLVSAFAGLDVMKNAYMHAIDNDYRFYSYGDSSLLTRNDDALKLQDK; this is encoded by the coding sequence ATGAATGTAGACCTTTTTGATTTTGAATTGCCGGAAAGCCATATTGCTTTGCGCCCTTTGGTGCCGCGCGAGGCTGCAAAATTATTGGTCGTTGATGAAAGCCATATTCCAAGTGATTTCCATATTGGCGATTTACCGCAGCTTTTGCGGGCAGGGGACGCATTGGTTTTTAATGATACTAAGGTTATCCCAGCGCGGCTTGAAGGCACACGAACACGCGGTGAGGCTGTCGCCCATATTGGTGCAACCCTGCATATGCGCATGTCACCTAATAGTTGGAAAGCTTTTGTGCGCCCAGCCAAACGGTTAAACGAGGGCGAGATTATTGTCTTTAGCAAGGCAGATCAAAGATTGGAAGCGCAGGTTAGTGAAAAGGGGGAAGCTGGCGAAATGCTGCTTACCTTCGATAAGTCTGGCGCTGAACTTGATAGTGCGATAGCCTTTATTGGGCATATGCCTTTACCACCTTATATTGCGGCAAGGCGCGGTGAAGATGCACAGGATACCAAGGATTATCAAACGGTTTTTGCGCGTGAAGAGGGCGCTGTTGCTGCACCAACTGCGGGCTTGCATTTTACCAATAGCCTACTTGATAGTTTGAAAGAAAAAGGGCTCGAACAGCATTTTGTAACTTTGCATGTTGGTGCGGGTACATTTTTACCGGTTAAAGTAGATGATACGATTGACCACAAAATGCATTCAGAAATTGGTCATATCAGCCAAGAGGTTGCAGATCATTTAAATGCTGTGCGCGCACGCGGTGGGCGTATCGTCGCCGTTGGTACAACTGCATTGCGTTTGCTTGAAAGTGCGGCAAAAGATGATGGTAGCTTAGCAGCATGGTCTGGTGCTACCGATATTTTTATAACGCCCGGTTATCGGTTTAAAATTGTTGATCAGTTGATTACCAATTTCCATTTACCGCGTTCAACGCTGTTTATGCTGGTTTCAGCTTTTGCTGGATTAGATGTGATGAAAAACGCCTATATGCATGCAATTGATAATGACTATCGTTTTTATTCTTATGGCGATAGTAGCTTATTAACGCGCAATGATGATGCTTTAAAACTGCAGGATAAATAA